Genomic window (Armatimonadia bacterium):
CACGCCAAGACGATGCCCTCCAACGTGGCCTACATCGGGTACTGGGTCTCCGACAAGACGCTGGGTGCCCGCATCGACACCTTCGCGATCACTGCCAACAACATCGCCTGCGATTTCGCCGTGCGCAATGACAGCCGGCAGCCCGTGACGGTCAAGTCCATCGGCCGCACGATCATCGCGCCGCCGCTGGATAGCCGCATGGTGGAGATCGCCATCCCCGTCTCCTTGTTCGACGGCGACGAGCCCATGCGGGTGACGGATGACGAGAACGTGCTGGGGCTGCAGTATGCCGTGCAGGGCGAATGGGTGCTCCTCGACCCGCAGGGCGCCTCAAGCGCACCGCAGCCCGAGCCCTTCACCCTCAAGCCCGGCGAGGTCAAGCGAGTGCGCTACCGGCCCTTGGCCAACCAGCTTCTGATGCCCGCGTCGGCACTACGCATTGCCGTGCTTCTCGACGACGGCGGGCAGCCCCACCCCTTCTACTTCCTGCGTCAGTCCTGCGGAATCGCCGGCATTTTCGAGCGCAGCTTCAACACCGCCGTCCAGCGTGGTGCCGAGCGGCGCTAGACGAGACAGGTCGTCCGTCGCGGTGAGTGGAGATCCTGCGAGGGGCGAAGCTACCCCCTTAGCCCCGAGGAAGCGCGCGCGGCGTGATGAGGATCCGGGCCCTTCCCTTGTTGCCGGTTCCCGGCTGGCGGTAGTCCACGCACAGGCTCTCGCCGCTCTTGACCGTGAGCTGTGCCTCCCAGTCGGCTCTGCCCAGAACGGCTCCCTTTTCGGCATCAGCCAGGGCCGGACGAAGGGTCAGGTAGAGGGTAACGGTCTCGTCGGCGTTGACCCGTGGTGAGACCGAGACGGCGTAGTTGAGCGCCTCCGGATGGTAGCGCACCCCGAAGTCTTGCCCCAGCCAGAACACGCCACTGCGGTTGTTCGCTACCACGAGAGGGGCCCAGGTATCCGTCCGAAGTCGCTTGCCCCCGGCGGCGAGGAGAGCCTGGGCATCGGCGCGCTCAGGCGCCTCCTGAGTCCCGGCGGCAGGGTCCGGCGCAGCGGCGTCTGCCTGCTCCCACCAGAAGGGCTCGACCTTGACCTCCACCTGCCGGACCGGTTGGTCGAGGAGCGCCACGAGTTCGTGTGCCCTGGTGATGGCTTCCGGGGTTCCCTGCGCCACCAGGGCCCGGTACTCGGGCAGGACCCAGACCTTGTCCAGGCCCGGGGGCATCAGTCCGGCAGCGGTCCGCGGCTTCTCGGCGACTGTGCCGCCGGTGGTTTCAGTGACCGGCGCGGCGGAGGTCCCGGTCAGCAGCGAAGCGGCTTCCTGAGGGTCGGCGCAGGTCAGGGGGAACAGGGCGGTCTCGCAGAAGCCGGGGACTGTTAGGAGCAGAATCGCGACAAAGGGCAGGACTCTCATGTCGAGGTTCCTCTCACAGACAAGGTTGGCCCGCATACCCGTCCGTCGCGCAGGATTCTAAGCTGGCGCCGCGAACCGTGCAAGGGGAACCCGGACTGCTATTGAACGGAGTGGTAGCCAATGGCCAACTGGAATCTTGCCGAGACAACCTACGGAGTGGCGCGGGAACAGAGCTACGAGGTGGCAGTGCTGCCCGTGGGCGCCACGGAGGCGCATGGTTTACACCTGCCCTACGCGACAGACAGTATCCAGGTTGAGGCGATTGCCAGGGCCGCCTGTGCCGACGCGGATGCCCGCGGAGCGAAGGTCTTGCTGCTGCCGACCATCCCCTACGGGATCAACGAGAACAACCTGGGCTTCAAGTGGACCATGAGCCTGCGCCCGAGCACGCTGTTCACCGTCATCAGCGATCTGGTATCCTCGGCGGAGGAGCACGGCATCCCGAAGCTGCTGGTGCTCAACGGTCACGGGGGCAACGAGTTCCAGCCCCTGCTGCGTGAGCTGATCCGCGAGACCACCGTGCAGGTCCTGCTAGTGAACTGGTACGGCGTGGTGCGGCACAAGGAGCTGTTTGAGAAGCCGGGCGAGCACGCGGATGAGATGGAGACCTCCCTGCTCCTGCACCTGAACGCGGAGCTGGTGCGGCGTGACCTGGCCGGAGAGGGCGCCGTGCGCAAGCCCGTGCTTACGGCCCTGCAGGAGGGCTGGGCATGGGTGGCACGGCCCTGGGATCGGTTCACCCACGACAGCGGCTTCGGCGATCCCTCACTGGCCTCTGCAGAGAAGGGCGAGAAGTGCATGAAGGCCGTGGTGGCCAAGATCGCAGACCTGCTGGTGGAGATGTCGGCCGCCGAGGTAGATGAGTGGTACCCCTACCAGGGCGACTAGCACTGCCTTAGGAACCCGCTAACAACCTGACAGCATGTGTCAGGTACTTAGGCACAAACAAACAGGGCTCTGTCCCCGCGAAGGGGGCAGAGCCCTGAGGTGTTCTTGGGCCGGAAGTGGTGCGGCTAACGCAGGATGAGCTCGTAGCTGAAGGCCTCGGCGCTCAGGTCGAGCTTGATGAGGTTGTCCTCCTGCACGAACTTCTCGTCGCTAACCTTGCTGCCGTCCTGGGCCAGTCCGGTGACCGAGACGAGGTGCTTGCCGGTCGCACCGAGCTTGTCCAGTCGCAGCTCGGCCTTGAAGGGCAGACTGCCCTGCAGCGGCAGCAGACGCCACTGGCTACCTGAGTGCAGCAGGCGGAAGGAGCCGTTCGTGACGACCGCGTCGAGGTCGATCATGGTGCCTTCCGTGTTGCGCCGGGCATAGCCCGGCATCTCGCCCTCGGCCTCGTAGGCGACGGACTTGACCTTGCCGTCGTCCTTGGTGACCGTGAAGATCCCGCCACGGACACGGTCGCCGTCGAGTCGTGCGATGGGGGCGAGACGTCCTCCGGACTGGGGCGAGAAGATGCCGTAGCGGAGTCGGTACCGGCCGTCCGGCTGGGCCGCGGCGAAGGTCATGCGGAAGGTGGCCAGGTGCGTGCCGACCTCCTGCAGCTTCTCCGGCGCTAGTCCCATCGAGGGCTGGAAGGCGATCTTCTCGCCCTGGTCGGTCACGCTGTCGTGGCACAGGTGGGTGAAAACGACGTTCCCTGTGGACAGCGGCTTGAGGACCTCCCACTTCACCACGACCTCCACCTGACCGCCGCCGAGGTCCTTGACGGAGAGCACCTCGGTGCGCACCGGTGCTCGGCTGGCCATGTCCATGGCCACGGGACGGGTGTCGACGAAGGTGATGCCGGGGCTGGTCGCATAGCGTGCGTTCAGTCCCTGCTTGTCCACGATCGCACTGACGCAGTTGCCCGCCTCGGCGAAGTAACCATAGCGAGGCAAGACGACGCCCTGGACCTCCCAGGGGGTCTCGCCACGGTTGACCCATACCTCGCCGCCGTCGCTGAAGGTCACATGCTGGCGGTGGAGGTCGTCGCCGACGAACTCATGGGTGAGCATCTCGCGTTTGGCGAGCTCCTTGCACAGGTCGTGCTGGAGCCAGTAGGTCATGACCGTGTCGCGGACACAGGGGCCGCCACACATGGGGTTGCGGCCGCCGAGCACCGTGTTGGACAGGTAGTCGTCACTGCCCCAGCTTGATCGCGGGTCGCCATTCGAGTAGCGGCTGCCCAGACCACCGGCCAGGAGAATGAAGCTACCGTGACTGGCCATGTCATGCCACGGGACGCGCTCGCCGTCGCCGAACTTGGCGCACCAGCGATCGGCGGAGTAGTGGTCGGCCTGGGCGCCGTCGAGGTGGCCGATCAGGGCGTCATGACCGGCCTCGCTCGTGGTCGGGGCATTGTCGCCGAGCTGCTCGCGCACGTAGTCGAAGCACTCGCCCCACTTCTGGGCGCACTCCACGCGGGTGTGGAAGTTGCCCTCCTGGTCGTAGTAGTCCAGGGGCGAGAGGGCCGTGAACACGTCGATGAAGTAGCCAGTGGGCGCGAAGCCCTCCTTGATGAGCTTGAGGTTGCGCTCGAGCCAGGGCTGATAGGCGCCAGGCAGCCAGCGGTAGCTCAGGGCATCGCGGCCCGTGTTGTACCAGGCGCGCTGCGGGGTCCCGTCGGCGTTGAAGAGTATCTGCTGGTAGCTGAAGTCGCTGGCGTCCGGGTAGAAGTCGATGTAGTTGTCATGGGGCGCAAAGAGGATGCCGTTCTCCTTGCAGGCGGCGACCAGATCGGCCCAGACCTTCGGATCGCAGCTCGGCGGGTAGATGTCCGGCAGGCGGTAGTCATAGCCCCAGCGCTGCCAGGCGTGCTTGATGAAGATCGAGTCGTTCAGACCGTAGGCTCCGGCCCGCCGGACGTCGGCGGCGATGTCGTGGCCGCCCCACCAGTCGATGGCGAACTTGCCCTTGAGCTTCTCGACGCCGCCGGCCGGCTTGAATCCCACAACATCGCGATACACTCGGGCGGCTGCGAAGGCCCCCTTGAGCGAGGGGATCAGGGTGATCGTGGCGTCGTGCCCGGTCTGGAGGGAGTAGAGCTTGCGGTCCGGGTTGACCTCGAACCGGTACGGGAACACATCCGAGGCCTGGAGGATGCTGATCCCGTTGTCGTAGTCCACGCCCACATGGCGGGTGCTGAGCGAGAACCCGCCCGCGGACAGCGTGAAGGGCCCCGGGTCCTGGATGACATTGCCGAAGCCCGCGTAGACGCGCCGTGCAGCACGATCGGTCGGGCCGACTCCCAGGAGGGTGAAGCGCGGTTCGCCCCGTTTGCTGCGCTCGACGGTGGGCATTGAGAACTTGATCTTGAGCGCACCGTTCTCGGCGGAGATGCTGGCCCAGGTGGTCACGGAGTCGTCGGGGCCATCGATCAGGTCGCGGAGAGTGGTGACCTTGCCGTCAGGGGTCCAGTTGGCGCGACCATCTACGGCATGGCGGGTCGAAGCTGGATCGGTGATGTCTTCGCCGTCGATCCGCATCAGGAACCGCTCGAAGACGACCGAGCGACCATCCTCGGCCACGAAGGCCAGGCTACCCTCCGCGAAGGCATAGGGACCGGCTGCCCAGCCGACTCCGAACTTGCCCGCGCTGTTCTCCACGAGCCACTGGAAGTGGTCCTTCTCGCCCCGCAGGGCGGCTTTGGCACGAGTGATCGCCGTCTGGGCACGCTCGGCGATCTCCGCCGGTGTCTCGGCCTGGGGGCGTTCCCCGACCGTCAGGGTCGGCGTGGCCCAGAATCCGGAGTCGCAAGTGCTGTTGTTCTTGGGCCCGGTGCCGTTCCACAGCCGCAGCGTGATGGTCTTGCCCGCATAGGCGCTGAGGTCGACAGTCGCGGGCTCCCATCGCTTGGCGTCGCTGAAGCGCTGGAAGAGCTGGGCGAAGTCCCCACCCTCCGGAGCCACATACACCCGCCACTCCACACCGTCACTGGGGGGCTCGGTAGCGGCGTTGTCGCGGATGGCGGTTGCGAAGGTCAGGGTGATGGGCGTGACCGCGGGAAGCGTGAAGCGGGCATCGGCCCACATGGTGCCCGAGCCCGGCCGGAAGGGCGGATGGATGCCAATCACGCTCTTGGCCTCGGGACGGGCGGCGGTGGTGATGTTGAAGGTCGCGCCGGTCTCGGGATCGGAGCCCGTCCAACCGAGTGCGAGGCTCTTGGGTTCCCTGTCGGGGGTCTGCACCTGCACCCTCCAGGAGGAGAGGCGCTCCAGGGACAGGGTCGCGGTCCGCGACAGTGGAGTGACCGGAAGTGCGCCCTGCGCGTCGCTATGGGTCAAAGAGCTCAGGTGCAAGGGCACGTAGGAGTTCGGCGACAGCCAGTAGGCGTCGTCCATGCCGCCGAGGGTTAGCTCGCCGACACGACGGCCGCCAAGGGCGTTGC
Coding sequences:
- a CDS encoding creatininase family protein, which codes for MANWNLAETTYGVAREQSYEVAVLPVGATEAHGLHLPYATDSIQVEAIARAACADADARGAKVLLLPTIPYGINENNLGFKWTMSLRPSTLFTVISDLVSSAEEHGIPKLLVLNGHGGNEFQPLLRELIRETTVQVLLVNWYGVVRHKELFEKPGEHADEMETSLLLHLNAELVRRDLAGEGAVRKPVLTALQEGWAWVARPWDRFTHDSGFGDPSLASAEKGEKCMKAVVAKIADLLVEMSAAEVDEWYPYQGD
- a CDS encoding sugar-binding protein gives rise to the protein MRRCVLLLVVLLGSALSCWAWNPPTDTAGPLTVTIEKIDDVRTLDLPFPVTVTLENKGDQEVSGSLRLHVIDDWRIERDNPRRFSLAAGAKADLQFSVVAGKRSYAALYPIHAYADFRSGDQALQAHAILITQVAREALAQARPRNLTSVECLAAAAPIKLDGDLSEWGEAVPVALGEAQRSLGSLNAAEFSAVLYALHDDQRLYLGLRVSDQEISAEDLTSDDYMNSDYLRLYCAAQAPALRKGSSLTADDLVVAMNPFAKGGPLVKVPTFGIATRLVDDLTQIACAPKRTATGYEVEIALPLALVGDKLGAGSTLGFNLMIGNALGGRRVGELTLGGMDDAYWLSPNSYVPLHLSSLTHSDAQGALPVTPLSRTATLSLERLSSWRVQVQTPDREPKSLALGWTGSDPETGATFNITTAARPEAKSVIGIHPPFRPGSGTMWADARFTLPAVTPITLTFATAIRDNAATEPPSDGVEWRVYVAPEGGDFAQLFQRFSDAKRWEPATVDLSAYAGKTITLRLWNGTGPKNNSTCDSGFWATPTLTVGERPQAETPAEIAERAQTAITRAKAALRGEKDHFQWLVENSAGKFGVGWAAGPYAFAEGSLAFVAEDGRSVVFERFLMRIDGEDITDPASTRHAVDGRANWTPDGKVTTLRDLIDGPDDSVTTWASISAENGALKIKFSMPTVERSKRGEPRFTLLGVGPTDRAARRVYAGFGNVIQDPGPFTLSAGGFSLSTRHVGVDYDNGISILQASDVFPYRFEVNPDRKLYSLQTGHDATITLIPSLKGAFAAARVYRDVVGFKPAGGVEKLKGKFAIDWWGGHDIAADVRRAGAYGLNDSIFIKHAWQRWGYDYRLPDIYPPSCDPKVWADLVAACKENGILFAPHDNYIDFYPDASDFSYQQILFNADGTPQRAWYNTGRDALSYRWLPGAYQPWLERNLKLIKEGFAPTGYFIDVFTALSPLDYYDQEGNFHTRVECAQKWGECFDYVREQLGDNAPTTSEAGHDALIGHLDGAQADHYSADRWCAKFGDGERVPWHDMASHGSFILLAGGLGSRYSNGDPRSSWGSDDYLSNTVLGGRNPMCGGPCVRDTVMTYWLQHDLCKELAKREMLTHEFVGDDLHRQHVTFSDGGEVWVNRGETPWEVQGVVLPRYGYFAEAGNCVSAIVDKQGLNARYATSPGITFVDTRPVAMDMASRAPVRTEVLSVKDLGGGQVEVVVKWEVLKPLSTGNVVFTHLCHDSVTDQGEKIAFQPSMGLAPEKLQEVGTHLATFRMTFAAAQPDGRYRLRYGIFSPQSGGRLAPIARLDGDRVRGGIFTVTKDDGKVKSVAYEAEGEMPGYARRNTEGTMIDLDAVVTNGSFRLLHSGSQWRLLPLQGSLPFKAELRLDKLGATGKHLVSVTGLAQDGSKVSDEKFVQEDNLIKLDLSAEAFSYELILR